The Hymenobacter chitinivorans DSM 11115 genome window below encodes:
- a CDS encoding lysophospholipid acyltransferase family protein: MGRRSQELLRPVLSYFSGARELQQLYEQTAHLRGREFIGALLRRLGITVAYDAAELGQLPATGSFVAVGNHPCGLLDGLILLYVLTEVRPDFKLVANEVLAPLLPQLGSHLILVNPERAAAGQNVPGVRRLLHYVHNEVPIGLFPAGEVASQLQPFRPALEAEWHPTAGRLLTSAPVPVVPVWLSGHNSRAFNLLGLLHPWLRTARLPAELLNKRGQTIRVRLGRAIAPAELACLAAPERLAYVRARVFALATPVPGLLAAPTAPPVAPETAPELVLRDINALRASRCLVRSGKWEVYLASKAELPHVLRELGRLRELTFRREGEGTQQPLDLDHYDEYYRHLFLYDRVAQRLVGAYRIGRGRAILRQHGRRGFYLHSLFRLKKELEPFLAQSLELGRSFVRAEYQKQPQPLALLWKGIAEYLSRHPEYRYLIGPVSISNRFSSVSRAVMVNFLTEHYWRADLAALVKPRKQFRYRPLDAGEAPETLQTGLNSVQDLHKLIATFEVGGAGIPVLLRHYLKRNARLLGFNLDPNFSNTLDGFIVLDARELPARTLDLLER, encoded by the coding sequence TTGGGTCGCCGCTCCCAGGAGCTGCTGCGGCCAGTACTTAGTTACTTCAGCGGGGCCCGCGAGCTGCAGCAGCTCTACGAGCAAACGGCCCACCTGCGCGGGCGTGAGTTTATTGGGGCCTTGCTGCGCCGCCTGGGCATTACGGTGGCCTACGACGCGGCCGAGCTGGGGCAGTTGCCCGCCACGGGTAGTTTCGTGGCCGTCGGCAACCACCCCTGCGGCCTGCTTGACGGCCTGATCCTGCTCTACGTGCTGACCGAGGTGCGGCCCGATTTCAAGCTGGTGGCCAACGAGGTGCTGGCGCCCCTGCTGCCCCAGCTCGGCAGCCACCTGATTCTGGTGAATCCGGAGCGGGCCGCGGCGGGCCAGAACGTGCCGGGCGTGCGCCGACTGCTGCACTACGTGCACAATGAGGTGCCCATTGGGCTGTTTCCGGCCGGGGAAGTGGCCAGCCAGCTGCAGCCGTTTCGGCCGGCGCTGGAAGCCGAGTGGCACCCCACGGCCGGCCGCCTGCTCACCTCGGCGCCAGTGCCAGTGGTGCCCGTGTGGCTGAGCGGGCACAACAGCCGGGCTTTCAACCTGCTGGGTTTGCTGCACCCTTGGCTACGCACGGCCCGGCTGCCCGCCGAACTGCTCAACAAGCGCGGCCAAACCATTCGGGTGCGTCTGGGCCGCGCCATTGCCCCGGCCGAGCTGGCCTGTCTGGCGGCTCCCGAGCGCCTGGCTTACGTGCGGGCCCGGGTATTTGCCCTGGCCACTCCGGTTCCCGGGCTGCTGGCGGCCCCCACCGCGCCGCCGGTAGCGCCCGAAACGGCTCCCGAGCTAGTATTGCGCGACATCAACGCCCTGCGGGCCTCGCGCTGCCTGGTGCGGTCTGGGAAGTGGGAGGTGTATTTAGCCAGCAAGGCCGAGCTGCCCCACGTGCTGCGGGAGCTGGGCCGCCTGCGCGAGCTGACGTTTCGCCGCGAAGGGGAGGGCACCCAGCAACCCCTCGACCTGGACCACTACGACGAGTATTACCGCCACCTGTTTCTCTACGACCGGGTTGCCCAGCGCCTGGTTGGGGCTTACCGCATCGGGCGGGGGCGGGCCATTCTGCGCCAGCACGGCCGCCGGGGCTTTTACCTGCATTCATTGTTTCGGCTGAAAAAAGAGCTGGAGCCCTTTCTGGCCCAGTCGCTGGAGCTGGGGCGCTCCTTCGTGCGGGCCGAGTACCAGAAGCAGCCCCAGCCCCTGGCCCTGCTCTGGAAGGGCATTGCCGAATACCTGAGCCGCCACCCCGAATACCGCTACCTTATTGGCCCGGTGAGCATCAGCAACCGGTTTTCGAGCGTGTCGCGGGCCGTCATGGTTAATTTCCTGACCGAGCACTACTGGCGCGCCGACCTGGCCGCCTTGGTCAAGCCTCGTAAGCAGTTCCGCTACCGCCCCCTCGATGCTGGGGAAGCACCCGAAACCCTGCAGACCGGTCTGAACAGCGTACAAGACCTGCACAAGCTCATTGCCACCTTCGAAGTAGGGGGAGCGGGAATTCCGGTGCTACTGCGGCACTATCTCAAGCGCAACGCCCGTCTGCTGGGCTTCAACCTGGACCCTAACTTCTCCAATACCCTCGACGGATTCATTGTGCTGGACGCCCGGGAGCTGCCCGCCCGCACCCTGGATTTGCTGGAACGGTAG
- a CDS encoding DNA/RNA non-specific endonuclease: MKRTLYRLLSCGLLGILAVSCSKDETVAPTSAPTAVSQSFDATRDSHLTMGNPSGAITDATNSPNNYLMSKAQYVLSYSRDKGKPNWVSWHLSSAWLGSTPRQDNFSSDATLPSTWFHATSSSYTGSGFDRGHNCPSADRTGSVADNSATFLMTNMMPQAANNNQQTWAGLENYERTLVSQGYELYVICGSYGSGGTGVNGYATTIAGGKITVPARCWKVVVVLPEGSSDASRVTTGTRIIAIDTPNTTSISSSWGSYRTTVDAIEAATGYNILSAVSSTVQSTIEARVDSGPTS, from the coding sequence CGTGTTCCAAAGACGAAACCGTTGCGCCCACCAGTGCTCCCACGGCTGTTTCACAGAGTTTTGATGCCACGCGCGACAGTCACCTGACGATGGGTAACCCCAGCGGAGCCATTACCGACGCCACCAATTCGCCCAACAACTATTTGATGTCCAAAGCCCAGTACGTGCTGTCGTATAGCCGCGACAAAGGCAAGCCCAACTGGGTGAGCTGGCACCTGAGCAGCGCCTGGCTGGGCAGCACCCCGCGCCAGGACAACTTCTCCTCGGATGCCACACTGCCCTCGACCTGGTTTCACGCTACGAGCAGCAGCTACACCGGTTCGGGCTTCGACCGGGGCCACAATTGCCCCTCGGCCGACCGCACCGGCTCGGTGGCCGATAACTCGGCTACTTTCCTGATGACCAACATGATGCCCCAGGCGGCGAACAACAACCAGCAGACCTGGGCCGGCCTCGAAAATTATGAGCGCACTCTCGTGAGCCAGGGCTACGAGCTCTACGTTATCTGTGGCAGCTACGGCAGCGGCGGTACCGGCGTCAACGGCTACGCTACCACTATTGCCGGCGGCAAAATCACGGTTCCGGCCCGTTGCTGGAAAGTCGTGGTCGTGTTGCCCGAAGGCTCCAGCGACGCCAGCCGCGTAACCACCGGCACCCGCATTATTGCCATCGACACGCCCAATACGACCTCCATCAGCTCGAGCTGGGGCAGCTACCGCACCACGGTAGACGCCATTGAGGCCGCCACGGGCTACAACATCCTGTCGGCGGTGTCGAGCACGGTGCAGAGCACCATCGAGGCCCGCGTGGACAGCGGCCCCACGAGCTGA
- a CDS encoding DUF4468 domain-containing protein gives MSYTENVLAEEVGKEVLYRRALEWTESHFSYGPKTGAKADPAAGMVRVTGTGKVKPVATNGKEQEQTIRFDFVFRASDKGYEYSVGSFRLVPDPAKPDETVMLSDYIAKLAAERSNGKTFNDRRVTAQANNLASEAAMSFRSFMNTMPAAEESTVGIPANDKD, from the coding sequence GTGAGCTACACGGAGAACGTGCTGGCGGAAGAAGTGGGCAAGGAAGTACTTTACCGCCGCGCCCTGGAATGGACGGAAAGCCACTTTTCATACGGCCCTAAAACGGGCGCCAAGGCGGATCCTGCCGCGGGAATGGTGCGCGTAACGGGCACGGGCAAAGTGAAGCCCGTAGCCACAAACGGCAAAGAGCAGGAACAGACCATCCGCTTTGACTTCGTATTCCGGGCCAGCGACAAAGGCTACGAATACAGCGTGGGCTCGTTCCGCCTGGTGCCCGACCCCGCCAAGCCCGACGAAACGGTGATGCTCAGCGACTACATTGCCAAGCTGGCGGCCGAGAGGAGCAACGGCAAAACTTTTAACGACCGGCGCGTGACGGCCCAGGCCAACAACCTGGCCAGCGAAGCGGCCATGAGCTTCCGGTCCTTTATGAACACAATGCCCGCCGCCGAGGAAAGCACTGTGGGTATCCCCGCCAACGACAAAGACTAG